The genomic segment TGTCTGTTATCTGTAACTTAAAAGACGCTGAGTTATGCAGTGTGACAGTGTTGTGAAACAGATAATTAACAAAGTGGCTTAAACTGAAGAaatgatatattttataatatcgTTTTTGGTTATCATGATACACTACTCTAAAGCAGACTGTTCAAGCAAGAGTTCCCCAAAAATACATGaactgtcacggtatggcccctcccccccaaacgtctccgtgtgtgtgtgtgtgtgtgtgtgtgtgtgagagtgtgcgtgtgtgtgtgagtgcgtgtgtgtgtgttcgtctgtatgacCATGCCCTCCTTGTGTATCGTTAGCATGCGCGTATATAATCGTGTGTTTCAGTCTGTGGGGGTTGATGTTTGAACCCAATAGCCCTGCATCCTGCTCAGCCTCCACGTCACAAACTGAAGCTCTGTATCGAGAAATGGGCTAAAATAGCTCCAACCAGTGCATAAGGGTGAACTTTGGAAAGttcagaaagtgtttttttaagtcTCAATCAGGCTATTTAATTAGTTTGAGAATTTACATCCTTTTTTTTGCTAGCTGGCTACTGTCAGTTATAAACTCAATGGCAGCTCTATCTTCTCATTTTCatccaaataaaaaataaaacccactgCATACCAACATGGAAGCACTGTGGCTTCCAGCTTATTGTCATTAGCAAACCAGTTCTACATCATAGATCAGTGGATGTCACACTGCTGTAAGTATTGTAAAGGTTCACAAATAACTATGAAAAAGCTTGTTAATaacttttaaacacattgtgAATATTTGCACCTCCTTTAATTAACAGCTCTCTACTCAGACAGTGTTTATGCCTACGCCTTATCGAAGACTCTCAGAAAAGTCCACTCACCTCTGACTGTGGGATTGTATTCGTCCTGTCACAGTAGGATCAGGATGGTCCTGAGCTGCATTGAGAGTACGTATACCTGTGAGAGTACGTGTACCTGTGAGCACAGAGATGTGTATATTCAGACTGTACCAAACGATGTGCGAGTATGGTGGAACAAAACAATACAGGTGATAGAGAAATGCTGGATTCTGGATTcagcatacaaaaatatatcaacacatttgtttgtttgtttgttgattttttgtATAGGCCAAAATCTGAATGTAGTGGAGGTTACAATGATTAGATAGATTTATCTTTTCTGCTGCATTCatctgtttggttgtttttttgtttttgttttttgtttatttctcatCCAAGGTCATATGAACAATGAGGCAAAGAGAAAAGTGCACAGACGCAACGGGCCGGCAGGAAGAGCAAAGGGTCATCTAGAGCGAGCCTGCGCTGGAAACCTGTTTTCACTAATCATCCGTCTCCTCTTCTTTCGACCTGTGTGGACAGAAGACAACCAGAGCAGAGAAGACGTCCGCTACGTGTTTGTGAGGTTCAGCGCTTGGCACTTTGCGGGCAGCGACATGCTCTGGGCTGGCCTGGTGATACAGGTGTGCAAGGCTCTTCAGGACACCTTCGGAAAGCTGCAGCTCAGCCTCTTCCGCGTGGCTCAACATGACCCGGAAGAGGATGCTAAGAGAAAGACGATAGAAGACGGGATCCGGGACTGGAGGCCTAAAAGAGTTTGCTGCATTCCTCTTTGGTCCTTTGTGCTGATGGTTTTCGTCGGTTCAGTTTTCATTCTGGTCCCCCTTATTATTCTTGGGTTTCCCCAAAAACAGGATGAGGGGGCAGAGGAAGGTGCTAAGGAGAGCGATGGCTACGGCGTGCTCGAGGGTCTCGCTATCGCAGCCCTGGGGGTCCCAGTGGCGACTGCTGCGAGGTTCACCTTCATGCTGGGCAAGAACCTGATCTTCAACCAGGACATCAACATCAGGAGAGGCCTGGACAACAAGAAGGTCAGCGAACAGCTTGGTTTAATGCACGAGGTTCGAAAAGAAGTGAGGCTGCTGTCGTGCTTTATTCACTTCATGGAGGTGTTTGAGAGGCGCAAGATAAACGTGGTACTAGAGATCACCAATTTGGACCGCTGCATGCCAGAGAAAATCGTTGGTGTTTTGGATGCAATCAACATTCTTCTGTCTGATGAGGAAAGTCCTTTCATTTCCCTAGTTGCGGTGGACCCAGAAGTGCTTACCCAAAAAGTAGACCAGGTGAAAGGCTGCATCAGTGCAAGGGACAGAGCTTATGCCCTGTTGGCGCACATAATTACACTACCCTTCACCATTCCACCTCTGTGTTCTGTATCAAAGTGCAACGTCTTCCAAAAAATTGTACGAGGTCAGTCTGAAATTCTCGTTAGTTCCAAGGGACATGAGGTTAATTATTTATGTGATTCTAAGACAAACATAGAAAATGACACTTTGACAAACAGTAGCCTGAGTACAGAAGGTCAAGCCACTCCCCTGAtcacaaaacaaagcaagcCTGAAACTTATGTAAACAAAACTTACATATTAAATGAGGATGAAGTAGAAAAGTTAATCCAATCTGCACTGAACTGCATATCCTTGAATAACCCGAGTAAGCTTCCCAGCTACATCTCAGAAAATACTGTGTCCATGAGAAGGGTGATCAGCTCCATCAGGGTGGCCATTGTAGTCATGGAGGCTTTTAAGATTGAGCTTCCTCCACCTGAAAGAGTCGCCGCCTGGGTTGTGCTGGCGGACCGCTGGCCCTGTCGATTAAGCTGGATACTTCAGTGTGTGGAAGATGAGCAACAGACTCTGGAGGTTCATGATAGTCATTCTGAAATACCACTTGGTCTTGATC from the Electrophorus electricus isolate fEleEle1 chromosome 26, fEleEle1.pri, whole genome shotgun sequence genome contains:
- the nkpd1 gene encoding NTPase KAP family P-loop domain-containing protein 1 translates to MAAKALYSDSVYAYALSKTLRKVHSPLTVGLYSSCHSRIRMVLSCIESHMNNEAKRKVHRRNGPAGRAKGHLERACAGNLFSLIIRLLFFRPVWTEDNQSREDVRYVFVRFSAWHFAGSDMLWAGLVIQVCKALQDTFGKLQLSLFRVAQHDPEEDAKRKTIEDGIRDWRPKRVCCIPLWSFVLMVFVGSVFILVPLIILGFPQKQDEGAEEGAKESDGYGVLEGLAIAALGVPVATAARFTFMLGKNLIFNQDINIRRGLDNKKVSEQLGLMHEVRKEVRLLSCFIHFMEVFERRKINVVLEITNLDRCMPEKIVGVLDAINILLSDEESPFISLVAVDPEVLTQKVDQVKGCISARDRAYALLAHIITLPFTIPPLCSVSKCNVFQKIVRGQSEILVSSKGHEVNYLCDSKTNIENDTLTNSSLSTEGQATPLITKQSKPETYVNKTYILNEDEVEKLIQSALNCISLNNPSKLPSYISENTVSMRRVISSIRVAIVVMEAFKIELPPPERVAAWVVLADRWPCRLSWILQCVEDEQQTLEVHDSHSEIPLGLDPSRTLWDVYNVHRVELHVIADEVEMFLERDDDPEMFEQFLKKDFKFTVGEMVQLKSHTVNLDYSIQNELARIRGRNRLKCTWKNAFNSLFPRTVLNMTVDDVCKEMSRIKLPEKYTETVKEHNLNGRTLLLSDPSDLRGVMHMTLGEWTTFRIHFLGVRSGGRMGQSKSVISKPKVVI